In Littorina saxatilis isolate snail1 linkage group LG8, US_GU_Lsax_2.0, whole genome shotgun sequence, a single genomic region encodes these proteins:
- the LOC138972408 gene encoding uncharacterized protein — translation MAHTKNPANEMPTFQLTCLAMGVYPVPCYAWSDITCDNGNAGDTCTFTPGPDENSVQPTCFAERRIAGVKNKIAQSDSALFWLSRPPRANTTKTMRTAVGKSISFLVKSYPAPDNFTFIHLHHETSTDGSTVSSSWFSASCTQDNAEQLMVMCFITPRAIPEQRLGYYRVVISNDFGSVEVMLLIDTEAKPKKMNFGGLTFGALTFLGVMVLVLIAVVVIVMLLKKRRPVNRSNRHRRQPYYFDRLCSPIPSCTAVSECESQSAVETDPALSRDAGEQVELQQGEAAMYQPRA, via the exons ATGGCACACACAAAGAATCCAGCAAATGAAATGCCGACGTTTCAACTGACCTGCCTCGCTATGGGTGTCTACCCTGTTCCATGCTATGCATGGAGTGACATCACCTGCGACAATGGTAATGCTGGTGATACCTGCACGTTCACACCTGGTCCAGATGAGAACAGCGTCCAACCTACCTGTTTCGCAGAACGCCGCATTGCTGGTGTAAAGAACAAGATTGCACAGTCTGATTCTGCTCTCTTTTGGCTCAGTC GTCCGCCCAGAGCTAATACGACCAAAACAATGCGCACCGCCGTTGGGAAAAGCATATCCTTCCTGGTGAAGTCTTACCCTGCACCTGACAACTTTACCTTCATCCACCTGCACCACGAGACATCCACCGACGGCAGCACCGTGTCTTCTTCTTGGTTCTCTGCTAGTTGTACACAGGACAACGCAGAGCAGCTGATGGTGATGTGTTTTATCACACCTCGGGCTATTCCTGAACAACGCCTTGGTTATTATCGCGTTGTCATTTCAAACGACTTTGGAAGCGTGGAGGTTATGCTACTGATTGACACCGAAG CTAAACCCAAGAAAATGAACTTTGGCGGGCTGACCTTTGGCGCACTCACTTTTCTCGGAGTGATGGTCCTTGTTTTGATTGCTGTGGTAGTCATCGTCATGCTACTCAAGAAACGACGCCCTGTTAACCGCTCGAACAGACATAGGAGGCAGCCTTACT ATTTTGACAGATTGTGCAGCCCAATCCCTTCTTGCACCGCAGTCAGTGAGTGTGAATCTCAGTCGGCAGTGGAAACGGACCCTGCTTTATCCAGAGATGCTGGAGAACAGGTGGAACTGCAGCAAGGCGAGGCTGCGATGTACCAGCCCAGAGCCTAG